From Rhizobium sp. Pop5:
GCGAGGCCAAGCGCGGACAAGGCCAGAGCAAACTTTTTCATGATCTCCTCCCAGAAATTGAAATCGATTTGGCAAGCGGACCATTGCAGAAGGCCGCGACGACGTCAAGACATCAAAACGGCTTCTGATAGTTGCATTTGTATGATAAAAATGGCCGTGATGCCCGGATAAAGGCGTAAATTGCGCATCGGCAGCCGATATCTTGAAGCCACTTATTTGAAAACGTTTTCAATTTTTGCCGAATTGGCAGTTGCCCGTTGCGCATCACCAACGCATCGTCCATTGATTTCCGGGACAAAGAAGACACCGATGAAACTTCGTGAATTTGCAAAGCAGCTTGGGCTTTCTCCGACGACGGTCAGCCGCGCACTCAGCGGCTATCCGGAGGTGAGCGAAACCACGCGTGCTCGGGTTGCAAGCGAAGCAATGCGGCTTGGCTATCGCCCCGATATCAATGCCGTGCGCCTGAAGACCGGGCGAGCCGGAGCGATAGGCGTCATGATGGGACGCTCGGGAGAAATTCATTTCGCTGAATTCGTGTCGGGCATGGCGCAGCGCCTGGAAACGACCGATACGGATATTCTCATCACGCCGATTACCACGCATAATGACGATGACGAGATACAGGCCTACCGGCGTCTGGTCGAAAGCCGCCGGGTGGACGCCGTGATCATTCATTCGCCTCGCCCCAGAGACCCGCGGATCGAGATGCTGAACAGCTTGGGCGTGCCTTTTTTGGTCCACGGCCGCTCGGAGACCGAGCACGTGCATGCGTGGCTCGATATCGACAATGAAAATGCCGTGCGTCGAGCCACCGAACACCTGCTCGATCTCGGG
This genomic window contains:
- a CDS encoding substrate-binding domain-containing protein, translated to MKLREFAKQLGLSPTTVSRALSGYPEVSETTRARVASEAMRLGYRPDINAVRLKTGRAGAIGVMMGRSGEIHFAEFVSGMAQRLETTDTDILITPITTHNDDDEIQAYRRLVESRRVDAVIIHSPRPRDPRIEMLNSLGVPFLVHGRSETEHVHAWLDIDNENAVRRATEHLLDLGHRRIAMINGLRGKTYSIHREQGFRIAHQERGLAADLNLMVCDKFSDESGFRHARSFLESTNAPTAIVAGSTMTALGVYRAVRSLGMTVGQDVSVIAHDDVFPYLTAENMVPSLSSTRSSMRAAGTRCAELTLQLIAGRPADEIHELWPVELILRESTAAPR